Proteins co-encoded in one Natronorubrum daqingense genomic window:
- a CDS encoding acyl-CoA dehydrogenase family protein, with protein MEYHDSETAQEVAARVESFMDEQVIPREREALRTGEPVSEAEIAEFWEMAKERNLFAPQMPEEYGGQGLDFQDMLPSFEQVGRSLLGALSIRANAPHEGNMHTLELVGTEAQKEEWLRPLVQGEISSAFSMTEPMGGGGSDPKMLQTTAQKDGDEWVINGHKWWTSDGADADFLLVMARTDLDAHPYEGTSIILVPTDTDGVNVVRNVGHLGGHGITERTGGHAEVKYENVRVPVENTVGEEGAGFRVAQMRLGGGRLTHCMRYSGMAERSLEIAKAYISEREGFGSTLSEKQALRHRIADAETRLHAARATSRHAARELDRSDARIEVAMAKNFTANVTNEIIDLAIQCCGANGIGKDLPLAHFYENVRPFRIVDGADEVHRRSIARWAFDDVDETEIENVLRFDEKRRVDALDE; from the coding sequence ATGGAGTACCACGACTCCGAAACAGCACAGGAGGTAGCGGCGCGTGTCGAATCGTTCATGGACGAACAAGTGATCCCTCGCGAGCGCGAGGCACTTCGCACCGGTGAACCGGTCAGCGAGGCGGAGATAGCGGAGTTCTGGGAAATGGCGAAAGAACGCAATCTCTTTGCTCCGCAGATGCCCGAGGAGTACGGCGGACAGGGGCTCGACTTCCAGGACATGCTACCGTCGTTCGAGCAGGTTGGTCGATCGCTCCTCGGCGCGCTTTCGATCCGAGCCAATGCACCGCACGAGGGGAATATGCACACCCTGGAATTGGTCGGGACGGAAGCGCAGAAAGAAGAGTGGCTTCGCCCGCTCGTTCAGGGTGAAATCTCGTCTGCGTTTTCGATGACCGAACCGATGGGAGGCGGCGGGTCGGATCCGAAAATGTTGCAGACGACCGCGCAGAAAGACGGCGACGAGTGGGTCATCAACGGCCACAAGTGGTGGACGTCCGACGGTGCTGACGCGGATTTCCTCCTGGTAATGGCTCGAACCGACCTCGACGCCCACCCCTACGAGGGAACCTCGATCATCCTCGTTCCGACGGATACGGACGGCGTCAACGTGGTTCGAAACGTCGGCCACCTCGGCGGTCACGGGATCACCGAGCGAACTGGCGGCCACGCGGAAGTGAAATACGAGAACGTTCGCGTTCCCGTCGAGAACACGGTCGGCGAAGAGGGCGCGGGCTTCAGAGTCGCGCAGATGCGCTTGGGTGGCGGCCGACTCACCCACTGCATGCGCTACTCCGGGATGGCCGAGCGCTCGCTCGAGATCGCAAAAGCATACATCAGCGAACGCGAGGGCTTCGGATCGACGCTTTCGGAAAAGCAGGCGCTTCGCCACCGGATCGCCGACGCGGAGACGCGCTTACACGCTGCACGGGCAACATCACGCCACGCCGCCCGCGAACTCGATCGCAGCGATGCTCGCATCGAAGTCGCGATGGCCAAGAACTTCACTGCGAACGTGACGAACGAGATCATCGACCTCGCGATCCAGTGTTGTGGTGCGAATGGGATCGGAAAGGATCTGCCGTTAGCTCACTTCTACGAGAACGTCCGCCCGTTCCGGATCGTCGACGGTGCCGACGAGGTTCACCGACGGTCGATCGCCCGCTGGGCGTTCGACGACGTCGACGAAACGGAGATCGAGAACGTCCTTCGATTCGATGAGAAGCGGCGCGTGGACGCTCTCGACGAGTGA
- a CDS encoding TIGR03617 family F420-dependent LLM class oxidoreductase: protein MTDLKIDTAVKGLSTESAELAAQAEAFGFDGVFTPETDEDPFLPLPLVADQTTDIEIGTRIATSFTRSPMVLAYQAWDLQRFTDGRMILGLGTQVKGHNERRFSVDFEWESPGSRLREEVIALKHIFDVFQGNEDELDFDGEFFQFSLMTDEFNPGPLEAGPPDIWVAGVSEYMLKMAGDVSDGLCMHAFNTPKYTEEVIVPTVEEGAEIGGRDPDDVTLSASPFLITGETEERRAEMRREAKQRIAFYGSTRTYHDVLELHGWKDVGMELHELSKEGKWDEMTELVTDEMVAAFAIEAQPDTLAEKIEEKYGGIADRIQLSFDGSEYWSDVLEELKDD from the coding sequence GTGACAGACCTCAAAATCGACACAGCAGTGAAAGGATTATCGACTGAATCAGCCGAGCTTGCGGCCCAAGCCGAAGCGTTTGGCTTCGATGGAGTGTTTACACCGGAGACCGACGAAGATCCGTTCCTCCCCCTTCCCCTCGTCGCCGACCAGACTACCGACATTGAGATCGGGACCCGAATCGCGACGTCCTTCACTCGTTCGCCGATGGTTCTTGCCTACCAGGCGTGGGACTTACAGCGATTCACCGATGGTCGGATGATCCTCGGGCTCGGTACGCAAGTCAAAGGACACAACGAACGCCGGTTTTCTGTTGATTTCGAGTGGGAGAGCCCAGGTTCGCGGCTCCGCGAGGAGGTTATCGCACTCAAACATATCTTCGACGTCTTCCAGGGCAACGAAGACGAACTCGATTTCGACGGCGAGTTCTTCCAGTTCTCGCTCATGACCGACGAGTTCAACCCCGGCCCGCTCGAGGCTGGTCCCCCGGACATTTGGGTTGCCGGCGTCAGCGAATACATGCTCAAGATGGCCGGTGACGTGTCGGACGGGCTTTGTATGCACGCGTTTAACACGCCGAAGTACACCGAAGAGGTCATCGTCCCAACGGTCGAGGAGGGCGCCGAAATCGGTGGCCGCGACCCCGACGACGTGACGCTTTCTGCGAGCCCGTTCCTCATTACGGGCGAGACCGAGGAACGACGCGCCGAAATGCGTCGGGAGGCAAAACAGCGCATCGCCTTCTACGGATCGACCAGAACCTACCACGACGTCCTCGAGCTACACGGTTGGAAAGACGTCGGAATGGAATTACACGAACTCTCGAAGGAGGGGAAGTGGGACGAGATGACGGAACTGGTGACCGACGAGATGGTTGCAGCATTTGCAATCGAAGCCCAGCCAGATACGCTTGCGGAGAAAATCGAGGAGAAATACGGTGGTATCGCCGACCGAATCCAGCTGTCATTCGACGGGAGCGAGTATTGGAGTGACGTCCTCGAGGAGCTCAAGGACGATTGA
- a CDS encoding Zn-ribbon domain-containing OB-fold protein, whose product MSWEPRPTPEITPETKRYWSAAADETLLVRECGDCGLVHHYPRAYCPDCFSDDVNWREATGTGTVYSYSVTRTMSGWPDDDLPLIVAYVELDDGPRMLTNLDCDPEALDIGTRVEVRFVSLESADAAIPVFVPLEE is encoded by the coding sequence ATGAGTTGGGAGCCACGTCCGACTCCTGAGATCACTCCCGAAACGAAACGCTACTGGTCAGCGGCCGCCGACGAGACCTTGCTCGTTCGAGAGTGTGGTGACTGTGGACTCGTCCACCACTATCCTCGAGCGTACTGTCCAGACTGCTTCAGCGACGATGTCAACTGGCGAGAGGCGACCGGTACCGGGACAGTCTACTCCTATTCGGTGACGCGAACGATGAGCGGATGGCCCGACGACGACCTGCCGCTGATCGTCGCCTACGTCGAACTCGATGACGGCCCGCGAATGCTGACGAACCTCGATTGCGACCCGGAAGCGCTCGACATCGGAACCCGCGTCGAGGTTCGCTTCGTCTCTCTCGAGTCGGCGGACGCTGCCATTCCGGTGTTCGTCCCGCTCGAGGAATAA
- a CDS encoding enoyl-CoA hydratase/isomerase family protein, giving the protein MNECNNFTVEQTETGIAYLSIESESAMNSLNDGMTEELLWLGTELNEDDDVRCIVLRGSDGVFCAGGNISSFEENSSAAAQIRRGASYLNNVVYQLKRGETPIITGIDGPAVGAGFALALLGDISLMHEEAYLQFGYPGIGLTGDGSATYYLPHLVGLQEAKRIALLNEQISPDEAEEIGLVTEVADSDSFDDRLEELATSLATGPTKALGSISRQLEEAYARQLSEQLASEATEISEATRTEDYAEGVNAFKEKRDPDFVGY; this is encoded by the coding sequence ATGAACGAATGTAACAACTTCACCGTCGAGCAGACGGAGACCGGTATCGCGTACCTCTCGATCGAGAGCGAGTCGGCGATGAACTCGCTGAACGACGGCATGACCGAAGAGCTACTGTGGCTCGGAACAGAACTCAACGAGGACGATGACGTCCGCTGTATCGTTCTGCGCGGATCCGACGGTGTATTCTGTGCCGGCGGAAATATCTCCTCGTTCGAGGAAAACTCGAGCGCGGCGGCCCAAATCCGGCGTGGCGCGTCTTACCTCAACAACGTCGTCTACCAGCTAAAACGCGGCGAAACGCCGATTATCACCGGTATCGATGGACCGGCTGTCGGCGCTGGGTTCGCCCTCGCACTGTTAGGCGACATCTCGCTTATGCACGAGGAGGCGTATCTCCAGTTCGGTTACCCTGGTATCGGATTGACCGGTGACGGTTCGGCGACGTACTATCTTCCACATCTCGTCGGGCTCCAAGAGGCGAAACGAATCGCGTTGCTCAACGAGCAAATTTCACCCGACGAAGCTGAAGAAATCGGTCTCGTTACGGAGGTCGCGGACAGTGATTCGTTCGACGACCGCCTCGAGGAACTCGCGACCTCGCTCGCGACGGGTCCGACCAAGGCACTGGGTTCGATCTCTCGACAGCTCGAGGAAGCGTACGCTCGACAGCTGTCCGAACAACTTGCCAGTGAAGCGACGGAAATCTCGGAGGCGACGAGGACCGAAGATTACGCAGAAGGTGTGAACGCGTTCAAGGAGAAACGAGACCCCGACTTCGTGGGCTATTAA
- a CDS encoding class I adenylate-forming enzyme family protein: protein MERTDFRDAATGNASKLHDITAAERGSKPAIKMDDRTLTHAELRDRSAAFAGGLTDRGIEPDDRMLLYVPNCPEFLIAFFGGLKAGTPVSPANPQYQSRELEHQLTDSDAQVIVTHERLRDVVAETLTATEADPLVITVGDARPEDVPFEAVDGDPISVDRSDDDVATQLYTSGTTGKPKGVLSTHKNLRTQGFSGVDSGVDDPDDERVLVSLPLYHTTGVYHCTWQPLLKGGCVYLRDPAQWDPADAMAAIEEHEISSFNGVTAMFVDMVNDESFGDYDLSSLESVGEGGAKMSVTVQEEFESVAGVEMYEGYGLTETSGATHAGHDSTYGPRLGSIGQPFRMTDSKIVDDDGNEVSQGEEGELLVRGPHVMKGYHNLPEETEAAFDEHEYFRTGDIARCDEDNYYEIIDRAKDVIITAGYNVYPSEVEDLLREHDAIADVAVVGIPDERRNEVPKAFVVPTPGTSAGEDVTAEDVKEFSLDNLAAYKHPRQIEFLEELPRTTSGKVRKVELE from the coding sequence ATGGAACGTACCGACTTTCGGGACGCGGCGACTGGAAATGCTAGTAAGCTACACGATATTACCGCCGCAGAACGGGGTAGCAAGCCAGCGATCAAAATGGATGATCGGACGCTAACCCACGCCGAACTTCGCGATCGATCCGCGGCTTTCGCTGGTGGATTGACAGATCGAGGGATCGAACCCGACGACAGGATGTTGCTCTACGTTCCAAACTGTCCGGAGTTTCTGATCGCGTTCTTTGGCGGTCTCAAAGCGGGAACGCCGGTGTCGCCGGCGAATCCCCAGTACCAATCGCGGGAGCTTGAACACCAACTCACTGACTCCGATGCCCAGGTAATCGTCACTCACGAACGACTTCGGGACGTCGTCGCAGAGACGCTAACCGCCACAGAAGCTGATCCGCTGGTGATTACTGTTGGCGATGCTCGACCGGAGGACGTCCCGTTCGAAGCGGTCGATGGAGATCCAATCAGCGTCGACCGTTCCGACGACGACGTGGCGACACAACTGTACACGAGCGGGACGACTGGCAAGCCGAAGGGCGTTCTCTCGACTCACAAAAATCTTCGAACGCAGGGTTTTTCGGGGGTCGATTCCGGTGTTGACGACCCTGACGACGAACGGGTGTTGGTGAGTTTGCCGTTGTATCACACAACCGGGGTCTATCACTGCACGTGGCAACCGCTACTCAAGGGCGGTTGCGTCTACCTTCGTGATCCCGCCCAGTGGGATCCAGCCGATGCGATGGCGGCGATCGAAGAACACGAGATCAGTTCGTTCAACGGCGTTACCGCGATGTTCGTCGATATGGTTAACGACGAGTCGTTCGGCGACTACGATCTTTCGAGTCTCGAGTCGGTCGGTGAAGGCGGCGCAAAAATGTCGGTTACGGTCCAAGAAGAGTTCGAGTCGGTTGCGGGAGTGGAGATGTACGAGGGATACGGGCTCACGGAGACGAGCGGTGCGACTCATGCGGGCCACGATTCTACGTACGGTCCGCGACTCGGTTCGATCGGGCAACCGTTCCGGATGACCGATTCCAAGATCGTCGACGACGACGGAAACGAAGTCTCACAGGGAGAAGAAGGCGAACTGTTGGTTCGAGGGCCACACGTGATGAAAGGGTACCACAACCTGCCCGAGGAAACGGAGGCGGCGTTCGACGAGCACGAGTACTTCCGGACAGGAGACATCGCTCGCTGTGACGAGGACAACTACTACGAGATTATCGACCGAGCGAAGGACGTCATTATCACCGCAGGCTACAACGTGTATCCGAGCGAAGTTGAAGATCTGCTGAGAGAACACGACGCCATTGCCGACGTTGCCGTCGTCGGTATTCCCGACGAACGACGGAACGAAGTCCCGAAAGCCTTCGTTGTCCCGACACCAGGTACCTCCGCCGGCGAGGACGTTACGGCCGAGGACGTCAAGGAGTTCTCACTCGACAACCTCGCCGCGTACAAACACCCTCGGCAGATCGAATTCCTGGAGGAACTACCCCGAACGACGAGCGGTAAGGTACGAAAGGTCGAACTCGAGTAG
- a CDS encoding enoyl-CoA hydratase/isomerase family protein, translating into MREIGTGNVLVDVDGHRGDVVLNRPEKRNAMNEDVLRDLERAFEEVLADDSVRAIALLGKGPVFCAGMDLEMMLERGEQGGEQETQSSTGNLLGEVIKTIDTARVPTVVGIKRAAPAGAFELSLPADFRVISTDAKYGVIEVQLGTFPHGGATQRLPRLIGLAKAKELVLSGDFIDPETAAQVGLVNDVCEPEAVDSRTRELADELAENAPLGMEHARKALNAALEMPLEEGLAYERALGTQLDDTHDYTEGFSARLEDRKPEFEGR; encoded by the coding sequence ATGCGTGAGATTGGCACAGGAAACGTGCTCGTAGACGTCGATGGACACCGTGGTGACGTCGTTTTGAATCGCCCGGAGAAACGCAATGCGATGAACGAAGACGTGCTTCGAGATCTCGAGCGAGCGTTCGAGGAGGTTCTCGCCGACGATTCCGTACGCGCCATCGCGCTACTCGGTAAGGGCCCGGTCTTCTGTGCGGGAATGGACCTCGAGATGATGTTAGAGCGAGGCGAGCAAGGAGGTGAGCAAGAGACACAGAGTAGTACTGGAAACCTGTTGGGAGAGGTAATCAAAACGATCGATACCGCGCGTGTTCCGACCGTTGTCGGGATCAAGCGTGCAGCACCGGCCGGGGCATTCGAACTCTCACTTCCTGCCGACTTTCGCGTCATTTCCACCGACGCGAAGTACGGTGTCATCGAGGTACAACTCGGTACGTTCCCACACGGCGGTGCCACGCAGCGCCTCCCGAGACTGATCGGGTTGGCGAAGGCAAAGGAACTCGTCTTGAGCGGCGATTTTATCGATCCGGAAACGGCAGCGCAGGTCGGCCTCGTAAACGACGTCTGCGAGCCGGAGGCCGTCGACTCCCGCACCCGCGAACTCGCGGACGAACTCGCCGAGAACGCTCCGTTGGGAATGGAACATGCTCGCAAAGCGCTCAACGCTGCTCTGGAGATGCCCCTCGAGGAAGGGCTTGCGTACGAGCGAGCACTGGGTACCCAACTGGACGATACTCACGATTACACGGAAGGATTCAGTGCGCGGTTAGAGGACCGAAAGCCGGAGTTCGAAGGTCGGTAA
- a CDS encoding ABC transporter ATP-binding protein, whose translation MLEIKNLTKYYGDLLAVDDVSFRVEEGQFATLLGPSGCGKSTTLHLIAGLIEATSGSVRLRGDDVSTVPPYERNIGLVFQHSALFPHMTVEENLKYGLKMQSFEGDYDAQIEKYLGMVQMLDHADHKPDELSGGQQRRISFARALVYEPDILLLDEPLTGLDRVLREDMRNEIRSIQREVDVTTLHVTHDQSEALSMSDKVIVMNEGQKEQEGHPSNLYERPETEFVAEFLGQSTKFEGEVVDAGSPVVQSGSREIHVQSNGHVESIEDDTISTYIRPEEINVRRPSQVNGEVNTFVGTIATIEYLGHRAELEVELDDGTMMTAFSRTSDELNVGDEIAVQFDPEKVICV comes from the coding sequence ATGTTAGAAATTAAAAATCTTACAAAATACTACGGGGACTTGCTCGCTGTAGACGACGTGTCGTTTCGTGTCGAAGAGGGACAGTTTGCCACGCTGCTCGGACCGAGTGGCTGTGGAAAGAGTACGACGTTGCACTTGATTGCAGGGCTTATCGAAGCCACCTCCGGTTCGGTCCGCCTCCGAGGTGACGACGTTTCGACCGTTCCACCGTACGAACGTAACATCGGACTGGTGTTCCAGCACTCGGCACTATTTCCACATATGACCGTCGAAGAGAACCTCAAGTACGGTCTGAAAATGCAGAGTTTCGAGGGCGACTACGACGCACAAATCGAGAAGTACCTCGGAATGGTCCAAATGCTGGATCACGCTGACCACAAACCCGACGAACTTAGTGGTGGTCAGCAGCGTCGAATTTCGTTCGCACGAGCGCTGGTCTACGAACCGGACATCCTCCTCTTGGACGAACCACTCACGGGACTCGACCGCGTGCTCCGTGAAGATATGCGAAACGAAATTCGGTCGATCCAACGGGAAGTCGACGTGACTACGCTTCATGTAACCCACGACCAGTCCGAAGCCCTGTCGATGTCGGACAAAGTGATCGTGATGAACGAAGGACAGAAAGAACAAGAGGGCCATCCGTCTAACCTCTACGAGCGTCCAGAAACGGAGTTCGTCGCGGAGTTCCTCGGCCAGTCGACGAAGTTCGAAGGTGAGGTCGTCGATGCTGGCTCTCCAGTCGTCCAATCGGGGTCGAGAGAAATCCACGTCCAATCGAACGGGCACGTCGAATCGATAGAAGATGATACCATCTCGACGTACATCCGCCCCGAGGAAATCAACGTTCGTCGCCCGTCGCAGGTCAACGGCGAAGTGAACACGTTCGTCGGGACGATCGCAACGATCGAATACCTCGGCCACCGCGCGGAACTGGAAGTCGAACTCGACGACGGCACGATGATGACGGCGTTTAGCCGGACGTCAGATGAATTGAACGTTGGCGACGAAATTGCGGTGCAGTTCGATCCCGAGAAGGTGATTTGCGTATGA
- a CDS encoding ABC transporter permease produces MTNLTTRLAFYPIILLVYAILLIPVVVVIATSLTVQSSPTLPTDGVTLEWYATLFQNQRLIDAMIVSTIVACATAVVAGVIGTITAFGFVRSETGGKETLATIMLLPLMISPVITGVAFLRFGGLLSIPRGYPQIILAHSILALPFVFLIVRSRLLTFDDRLEDASMIMGANRLETTLNVTIPVIAPAMIAGMLIAFVISFGEFTATQFLVTPGTTTVPIIIFNQIQTGLSPEISALATTLVAIMIIVSVLGDRIGG; encoded by the coding sequence ATGACGAATCTTACCACTCGATTGGCTTTCTACCCCATTATTCTGCTCGTTTACGCGATTCTGCTCATCCCGGTGGTGGTCGTCATCGCAACCTCGCTAACCGTCCAATCGTCGCCAACGCTCCCAACCGACGGTGTCACGTTAGAATGGTATGCGACGCTCTTTCAAAATCAGCGACTCATCGATGCGATGATCGTGAGTACGATCGTCGCGTGTGCGACAGCAGTCGTCGCCGGTGTCATCGGTACGATCACTGCGTTTGGATTCGTGAGAAGCGAGACCGGCGGAAAGGAGACGCTCGCTACGATTATGTTGTTGCCCCTGATGATCTCGCCGGTGATTACTGGCGTCGCCTTCCTCCGGTTCGGAGGGCTTCTCTCGATACCTCGAGGCTACCCCCAGATCATCCTCGCGCATTCGATTCTGGCACTCCCGTTCGTGTTCCTTATCGTCCGGTCTCGACTATTGACCTTCGACGACCGCCTCGAGGACGCGTCGATGATTATGGGTGCGAACCGATTAGAGACGACGCTTAACGTAACGATTCCGGTCATCGCACCTGCGATGATCGCCGGAATGCTGATCGCGTTCGTCATCTCTTTCGGCGAGTTCACCGCGACGCAGTTCCTCGTTACGCCCGGAACGACGACCGTTCCAATTATCATCTTCAATCAGATCCAGACGGGTCTCAGTCCCGAGATCAGCGCGCTCGCGACGACACTGGTTGCGATTATGATCATCGTCAGCGTGCTCGGCGACCGAATCGGCGGATAA
- a CDS encoding ABC transporter substrate-binding protein: MDSDNAGQSRSRRRVLQTGAAVAGLSIAGCLGGSDDTITFLSRGGSTQEAEREIMEEWTAESDITVEHQEAPSDQEMIQMIAENPGSIDFTNFAASGLGLARGQHDGELLADIDYGEIPNYEEHVQDEWQSAPPIDGHDDGIAYHISTHGLAYSTEMVEEEPTSWDVALESEYDDQVVFSDIAYARFGVGAAHAGLDVNEALADEDLREEVYDQLRDHHELVTTYWASGDEFMRYLQEEQAALTTAWGGRIEQLQEDGYPVDYTIPEEGAPSFSSFMAVAEESDNKEHVYDFLNWYYEPEHAVQHSLNYKYPTPLEDPPEELTELLEYVEDPDELLWMDFQLVFEHLDEIEQSWDEIKTE, from the coding sequence ATGGATAGTGACAACGCGGGTCAGTCTCGATCCAGACGGCGTGTACTACAAACGGGCGCTGCTGTCGCTGGACTCTCCATAGCGGGCTGTCTCGGTGGGAGCGATGACACGATCACGTTTCTCTCACGCGGCGGATCGACCCAAGAAGCTGAACGAGAGATTATGGAAGAGTGGACGGCGGAAAGCGATATCACCGTCGAACACCAGGAAGCACCGAGCGACCAAGAGATGATTCAGATGATCGCAGAGAATCCGGGGTCGATCGACTTCACCAATTTCGCCGCCTCGGGGCTCGGTCTCGCTCGTGGCCAACACGACGGTGAACTCCTCGCCGATATCGACTACGGTGAGATTCCAAACTACGAGGAACACGTCCAAGACGAGTGGCAATCGGCACCACCCATCGACGGGCACGACGATGGAATCGCATACCATATCTCTACGCACGGACTCGCGTACAGTACCGAGATGGTCGAAGAAGAGCCAACCTCGTGGGATGTCGCGCTCGAGTCAGAGTACGACGACCAAGTCGTCTTTTCTGACATCGCCTACGCTCGATTCGGCGTCGGCGCAGCGCACGCCGGATTAGACGTCAACGAGGCGCTCGCCGACGAAGACCTTCGCGAGGAAGTGTACGACCAGTTACGCGACCACCACGAGTTAGTGACGACGTACTGGGCCAGCGGTGACGAGTTCATGCGGTACCTCCAGGAAGAACAGGCGGCACTTACTACGGCGTGGGGTGGTCGAATCGAGCAGCTTCAAGAAGACGGGTACCCAGTCGACTATACGATCCCGGAAGAAGGAGCCCCATCGTTTTCGAGTTTCATGGCGGTCGCCGAGGAGAGTGACAACAAAGAACACGTCTACGACTTCCTGAATTGGTACTACGAGCCGGAACATGCGGTTCAGCACTCGCTCAATTACAAGTATCCAACACCGCTCGAGGACCCACCAGAAGAGCTCACGGAACTCCTCGAGTACGTCGAGGACCCCGACGAATTACTCTGGATGGATTTCCAACTCGTCTTCGAACATCTGGACGAAATTGAGCAGAGCTGGGACGAGATTAAAACCGAGTGA
- a CDS encoding ABC transporter permease has protein sequence MKFGNVQLPELPTISMLEDRSTPKLLMAVGLGWLTIFFIIPVVVLLFESLNFGEGSLLENYSTALSGTYLWTLGRTMAYAFITTVVCLILGYWIAYYIAFKAKRQMLMLGFVLLPLWIAIIIRFFGVSLFFLPTGPVQQVFGTDFGVLFSTSGVIIGLTSALLPFAILPIYNSLQSIDEELVNASKILGATPIRTLWTVIFPLSLSGVVASALFVYILAAGSFLAPAILGGPGDFMMANVIEQSFSYSIPLAAALSVVFTVALLILIGIFNRYANISEVLSDL, from the coding sequence ATGAAATTCGGGAACGTCCAACTTCCAGAACTCCCGACAATCTCGATGCTCGAGGATCGATCGACACCGAAGTTACTAATGGCAGTCGGACTGGGTTGGCTGACGATTTTCTTTATTATCCCAGTCGTCGTCTTGTTGTTCGAGAGCCTCAACTTCGGCGAGGGATCGCTGCTCGAGAACTACAGCACGGCACTGAGCGGTACGTACCTGTGGACGCTTGGCCGGACGATGGCCTACGCCTTCATTACGACTGTCGTGTGCCTGATACTTGGCTACTGGATCGCCTACTACATCGCCTTCAAGGCCAAGCGGCAAATGTTGATGCTGGGGTTCGTCCTCCTCCCGCTGTGGATCGCGATCATCATCCGGTTCTTCGGCGTCTCGTTGTTTTTCCTCCCAACCGGACCGGTCCAGCAGGTGTTCGGGACCGATTTCGGCGTCCTCTTCTCGACGTCTGGGGTCATAATCGGACTGACGAGTGCGTTGTTGCCGTTTGCAATTCTTCCGATTTACAATTCCCTTCAGTCGATCGATGAGGAACTGGTTAACGCCTCGAAAATTCTCGGAGCGACGCCTATACGTACACTTTGGACGGTTATTTTCCCACTGAGTCTGTCCGGCGTCGTTGCCAGCGCCCTATTCGTCTACATCCTCGCCGCCGGATCGTTCCTCGCGCCGGCGATTCTGGGCGGCCCAGGAGACTTCATGATGGCAAACGTTATCGAACAATCGTTCTCGTACAGCATCCCGCTCGCAGCAGCGCTCTCTGTCGTCTTTACGGTCGCGCTGTTGATCCTAATCGGGATATTCAACCGCTACGCGAACATCTCGGAGGTGCTTAGCGACCTATGA